From Rhodopseudomonas palustris, a single genomic window includes:
- a CDS encoding phytoene/squalene synthase family protein yields the protein MSEPADTGTAAFCAGLVREADFDRYAATLFVATEKRRPLLALAAFNAEIVRVRGQVSQPLPGEIRLQWWTDLLSDAAHGGAEGNPVAVELTRTIADHALPAEPLTRLIEAHIFDLYNDPMPDWAVLEPHLAETEGALLALGARVLGQGAEQAPDAIEHVARHAGIAIGIGRIVARLPYDSARRQLYLPNDVLLRHGCDLEQVFGGQSTPALRAALAEVIAEARKHLDQALLELADLPTALRPAFLPLALARRDLDLLASPERDPFTPFERSRLATLWTLWRASRSKAFRM from the coding sequence ATGAGCGAGCCCGCCGACACCGGCACCGCAGCGTTCTGCGCCGGGCTGGTGCGCGAGGCCGACTTCGACCGTTATGCGGCCACGCTGTTCGTCGCGACCGAGAAACGCCGGCCGCTGCTGGCGCTCGCCGCGTTCAATGCCGAGATCGTCCGCGTCCGCGGCCAGGTCAGCCAGCCGCTCCCCGGCGAAATCCGGTTGCAGTGGTGGACCGATCTGCTGTCCGACGCTGCGCATGGCGGCGCCGAAGGCAACCCGGTCGCGGTCGAACTGACGCGCACCATCGCCGATCACGCACTGCCCGCCGAACCGCTGACGCGGCTGATCGAAGCTCACATCTTCGATCTCTACAACGACCCGATGCCGGACTGGGCCGTACTCGAACCGCATCTGGCCGAGACCGAAGGCGCGCTGCTGGCGCTCGGCGCCCGGGTGCTCGGGCAGGGCGCCGAGCAGGCTCCGGATGCGATCGAGCACGTCGCGCGCCACGCCGGCATCGCGATCGGGATCGGGCGGATCGTGGCGCGGCTGCCTTACGATTCCGCCCGCCGCCAACTCTATCTGCCGAACGACGTGCTGCTGCGACACGGCTGCGACCTGGAGCAAGTCTTCGGCGGCCAATCGACCCCGGCGCTGCGCGCCGCGCTCGCAGAAGTGATCGCCGAGGCGCGCAAGCATCTCGATCAGGCACTGCTCGAGCTGGCCGATCTGCCGACCGCGCTGCGCCCGGCCTTCCTGCCGCTGGCGCTTGCCCGCCGTGATCTCGACCTTCTGGCGTCTCCCGAGCGCGATCCGTTCACGCCGTTCGAGCGATCGCGGCTGGCCACGCTGTGGACGCTGTGGCGGGCAAGCCGGAGCAAAGCGTTTCGTATGTAA
- the yajC gene encoding preprotein translocase subunit YajC, with product MFVTPAYAQAAAAGGDANSMLMSLLPFALIFVIMYFLILRPQQRKVKEHAEMVKNIRRGDTIITSGGLVGKVTKVIDDDTVEFEVADGIRARQMRQMITGVRSKGEPVKDAPEANGKAKGKKDKDAPAKTDGDKTEPTKDDTASS from the coding sequence ATGTTCGTTACGCCCGCCTACGCCCAGGCCGCTGCTGCCGGTGGCGACGCCAACAGCATGCTGATGTCGCTGCTGCCGTTCGCGCTGATCTTCGTCATCATGTACTTCCTGATCCTGCGGCCGCAGCAGAGGAAGGTCAAAGAGCACGCCGAGATGGTGAAGAACATTCGCCGCGGCGACACCATCATCACCTCCGGCGGCCTGGTCGGCAAGGTCACCAAAGTGATCGACGACGATACCGTCGAGTTCGAAGTCGCCGACGGCATCCGCGCGCGCCAGATGCGCCAGATGATCACCGGCGTCCGCAGCAAAGGCGAGCCGGTCAAGGATGCTCCCGAAGCCAACGGCAAGGCCAAGGGCAAGAAGGACAAGGACGCTCCGGCCAAGACCGACGGAGACAAGACCGAGCCGACCAAGGACGACACCGCGTCGAGCTGA
- a CDS encoding response regulator: MTTPGPTGGSVFLVEDEAMIRMMVADMLEELGFSVAAETGEINEALQLAEATDFDIAILDVNVNGKVISPVADLLKARNRPFIFATGYGTQGVPENYRDRPALQKPFQIESLKQALDATLRGAA; encoded by the coding sequence ATGACGACACCTGGCCCGACCGGCGGCTCCGTTTTTCTGGTCGAGGACGAAGCGATGATCCGCATGATGGTGGCCGACATGCTCGAAGAGCTGGGCTTCTCGGTCGCCGCCGAGACCGGTGAGATCAACGAAGCGCTGCAACTCGCCGAAGCCACCGACTTCGACATCGCGATCCTCGACGTCAACGTCAACGGCAAGGTGATCTCGCCGGTCGCCGACCTGCTCAAGGCGCGCAACCGGCCGTTCATCTTCGCCACCGGCTACGGCACCCAGGGCGTGCCGGAAAACTATCGCGATCGCCCCGCGCTGCAGAAGCCGTTCCAGATCGAATCGCTGAAGCAGGCGCTCGACGCCACGCTGCGCGGCGCCGCGTAG
- a CDS encoding protein-L-isoaspartate(D-aspartate) O-methyltransferase, with protein sequence MPSPAAPPPEKMMFQLSLRRRGISDQAVLRTMEAVPRDQFVDPGYRDGAWRDTALPIACGQTISQPFVVAYMTEQLQLRPRDRVLEIGAGSGYHAAVLSRLAGDVLSYERFKTLADRARKRLAELGCHNVEVVFGDGFDLPETAGTFDRILVTAAVPELPQRLLDLLDPGGILIAPVGPANGRQTLLRVRRSRDGDEHKALGEVRFVPALRGTAREL encoded by the coding sequence ATGCCGAGCCCCGCGGCGCCGCCGCCCGAAAAGATGATGTTCCAGCTCAGCCTGCGGCGGCGCGGCATCAGCGATCAGGCGGTGCTGCGTACCATGGAGGCGGTGCCGCGCGACCAGTTCGTCGATCCCGGCTATCGCGACGGCGCTTGGCGCGACACCGCGCTGCCGATCGCCTGCGGCCAGACCATCAGTCAGCCGTTCGTGGTCGCCTACATGACCGAGCAGCTTCAGTTGCGTCCGCGCGACCGCGTACTCGAGATCGGCGCCGGTTCCGGCTATCACGCCGCGGTGCTGTCGCGGCTGGCGGGGGACGTGCTGAGCTATGAACGCTTCAAGACGCTGGCCGACCGCGCCCGCAAGCGACTCGCCGAGCTCGGCTGTCACAATGTCGAAGTGGTATTCGGCGACGGGTTCGACCTGCCGGAGACCGCCGGCACCTTCGATCGTATCCTGGTCACCGCCGCGGTGCCAGAGCTGCCGCAGCGTTTGCTCGATCTGCTCGATCCGGGCGGCATTCTAATCGCCCCGGTCGGGCCAGCGAACGGGCGGCAGACGCTGCTGCGGGTGCGCCGCTCCCGGGACGGCGACGAGCACAAGGCACTCGGCGAGGTCCGCTTCGTACCCGCGCTGCGCGGCACCGCGCGCGAGCTCTGA
- a CDS encoding Mth938-like domain-containing protein, whose amino-acid sequence MGQRAEIPHFPRSAAVDAYGKGGFYFADMSHQGSLLFLPDAVWGWDVTRPEQIDRYSLQRVFDNANAIDTLIVGTGADVWIAPRQLREALRNVNVVLDTMQTGPAIRTYNIMIGERRRVAAALIAVP is encoded by the coding sequence GTGGGACAACGCGCCGAGATTCCGCACTTTCCCCGCAGTGCTGCGGTCGACGCCTATGGCAAGGGCGGGTTCTATTTCGCCGACATGTCGCACCAGGGATCGCTGCTGTTCCTGCCCGACGCGGTGTGGGGCTGGGACGTCACCAGGCCGGAGCAGATCGACCGCTACAGCCTGCAGCGGGTGTTCGACAACGCCAATGCGATCGACACGCTGATCGTCGGCACCGGCGCCGACGTCTGGATCGCGCCGCGGCAGTTGCGGGAGGCGCTGCGCAACGTCAACGTCGTGCTCGACACCATGCAGACCGGCCCGGCGATCCGCACCTACAACATCATGATCGGCGAGCGCCGGCGCGTCGCGGCCGCGCTGATCGCGGTGCCATGA
- the secD gene encoding protein translocase subunit SecD, protein MLYISRWKALAIILTALIVCLCAVPNFFPESTVKNWPKWAQRHLVLGLDLQGGSHILLEVDANSVKKDKLESVRDDARRVLREARIAYTGLSTKGDSVEVRITKDTDVPTALTKLRELSQPLGGLLGSNGQRNLEVSDAGGGLIRLTVPQAAISDRVRQSVDQSIQIVERRVNELGTVEPLIQRQGADRILVQVPGLQDPTRLKELLGKTAKLDFRMVDASVSGDQAMAGNVPSDSELLMSASSPKQPYVIKKQVLVSGADLTDAQPGFDQRSGEPIVSFRFNTNGARKFARATTENVGLPFAIVLDNEVISAPVIREPITGGSGQISGSFTVQGANDLAILLRAGALPAPLTIIEERTVGPGLGQDSIEKGERAAYVGSILVIVFMLLTYRLFGVFANIAVAVNVAMIFGILSMLNATLTLPGIAGIVLTVGIAVDSNVLIYERIREELRSGRNAISAIDAGFKRALSTILDSNITTFIAAAVLFYIGTGPVRGFAVTLGIGIITTVFTAFTVTRLIVAAWVRWKRPQVVPI, encoded by the coding sequence ATGCTGTATATCTCACGGTGGAAGGCGCTGGCGATCATCCTGACGGCGCTGATCGTATGCCTTTGCGCCGTTCCCAATTTCTTCCCCGAGAGCACCGTCAAGAACTGGCCGAAATGGGCGCAGCGCCACCTCGTGCTTGGCCTCGATTTGCAGGGTGGTTCGCACATCCTGCTCGAGGTCGACGCGAATTCGGTCAAGAAAGACAAGCTCGAATCTGTGCGCGACGACGCCCGCCGGGTGCTGCGCGAAGCACGGATTGCCTATACCGGGCTGTCCACCAAGGGAGACTCCGTCGAGGTCCGGATCACCAAGGATACCGATGTCCCGACGGCGCTCACGAAACTGCGTGAGCTGTCGCAGCCGCTCGGGGGCCTGCTCGGATCCAACGGCCAGCGCAACCTGGAAGTCTCCGACGCCGGCGGAGGACTGATCCGGCTAACGGTGCCGCAGGCGGCGATCTCCGACCGCGTCCGGCAGTCGGTCGACCAGTCGATTCAGATCGTCGAACGCCGCGTCAACGAACTCGGTACGGTCGAGCCGCTGATCCAGCGCCAGGGCGCCGACAGAATCCTGGTTCAGGTGCCGGGCCTTCAGGATCCGACCCGCTTGAAGGAACTGCTCGGCAAGACCGCCAAGCTCGACTTCCGCATGGTCGACGCTTCGGTGTCCGGCGATCAGGCAATGGCGGGCAACGTTCCGTCCGACTCTGAGTTGCTGATGAGCGCGTCGTCGCCGAAGCAGCCCTATGTGATCAAGAAGCAGGTGCTGGTTTCGGGCGCCGATCTGACCGACGCGCAGCCCGGCTTCGATCAGCGCAGCGGCGAGCCGATCGTCTCGTTTCGCTTCAACACCAACGGCGCCCGCAAATTCGCGCGTGCGACCACCGAGAACGTCGGGCTGCCATTCGCCATCGTACTCGACAACGAGGTGATCTCGGCCCCGGTTATCCGCGAACCGATCACCGGCGGCTCCGGCCAGATTTCCGGCAGCTTCACCGTGCAGGGCGCCAACGATCTCGCGATCCTGCTCCGGGCCGGCGCGCTGCCGGCGCCTCTGACCATTATCGAAGAGCGCACCGTCGGCCCTGGTCTCGGCCAGGATTCGATCGAAAAGGGTGAGCGCGCCGCCTATGTCGGCTCGATCTTGGTGATCGTGTTCATGCTGCTGACCTACCGGCTGTTCGGCGTGTTCGCCAACATCGCGGTCGCCGTCAACGTCGCGATGATCTTCGGCATCCTGTCGATGCTCAACGCTACGCTGACGCTGCCCGGTATCGCCGGCATCGTGCTTACCGTCGGCATCGCAGTCGACAGCAACGTGCTGATCTACGAACGTATCCGCGAGGAGCTGCGCTCCGGCCGCAATGCGATTTCTGCGATCGACGCAGGCTTCAAGCGCGCGCTATCGACGATTCTCGACAGCAACATCACCACCTTCATCGCCGCCGCGGTGCTGTTCTATATCGGCACCGGACCGGTGCGCGGTTTCGCGGTGACGCTCGGCATCGGGATCATCACCACCGTGTTCACCGCCTTCACCGTGACGCGGCTGATCGTCGCCGCCTGGGTGCGGTGGAAGCGGCCGCAAGTCGTGCCGATCTGA
- a CDS encoding peptidoglycan DD-metalloendopeptidase family protein, whose protein sequence is MSRVAALLCSRRTPQVAVLALMSVGFSACSADMQTRFQQAPFGPVESTGSVARQPQRQELPQYARPQYQQPQYQQPYQPQYQSPQYQSQALPPISAPPSYPVAGQGAGVSGGGRGVASYEPPPRAPIESTGTVQAPRSVAAARPMQAAPAPAPAAGTTIIVGTSDTLEILAQRYRVSTAEILRANGYKGPRRLQPGQQLVIPSRATTAQAAAPVAAPAAVPPAPRPVATAAPAPTASRVHYVNNGDTLINIARRNNLSLGELARYNNLTTTTKLKPGMKINVPTAQVAAAAPAQPQAPAPAAAPAAAPVRMASVAPTPAEPAQKARMVAPTETPESAAPADASPVKAAEATGALPSFRWPARGRVIAAYGAKTNGKSNDGINLSVPEGTPVKAAEDGVVAYAGSELKGYGNLVLIRHSNGYVSAYAHASELMVKRGESIKRGQVIAKSGQSGDVSSPQLHFEIRKGSTPVDPLKFLNGA, encoded by the coding sequence ATGTCCCGCGTTGCCGCGTTGCTTTGCTCGCGCCGCACCCCGCAAGTTGCGGTGCTGGCGTTGATGTCGGTCGGTTTCAGTGCGTGCAGCGCCGACATGCAGACACGCTTCCAGCAGGCCCCGTTCGGGCCGGTCGAATCCACCGGGTCGGTGGCACGTCAGCCGCAGCGGCAGGAGCTGCCGCAATATGCGCGGCCTCAGTATCAGCAGCCGCAATATCAGCAGCCGTACCAGCCGCAATATCAATCGCCGCAGTACCAGTCGCAGGCTCTGCCGCCGATCTCGGCGCCGCCGTCCTATCCGGTCGCGGGGCAGGGTGCCGGCGTCTCCGGCGGCGGTCGCGGTGTCGCGTCCTACGAGCCGCCGCCGCGCGCCCCGATCGAGTCGACCGGGACGGTGCAGGCGCCGCGCTCGGTCGCTGCGGCGCGGCCGATGCAGGCTGCTCCCGCACCGGCCCCGGCTGCAGGCACCACGATCATCGTCGGCACCAGCGATACCCTCGAGATCCTGGCGCAGCGCTATCGCGTCTCGACCGCCGAAATCCTGCGCGCCAACGGCTACAAGGGGCCGCGGCGATTGCAGCCTGGCCAGCAATTGGTGATTCCGAGCCGCGCCACGACCGCCCAGGCGGCTGCGCCGGTTGCCGCACCGGCCGCCGTTCCGCCGGCGCCGCGTCCGGTCGCCACCGCGGCGCCGGCCCCGACAGCGTCCCGGGTCCACTACGTCAATAACGGCGACACGCTGATCAACATCGCGCGGCGCAACAACCTATCGCTCGGCGAGCTGGCGCGGTACAACAATCTCACCACCACGACCAAGCTGAAGCCGGGCATGAAGATCAACGTGCCGACCGCGCAGGTCGCGGCGGCTGCGCCGGCCCAGCCGCAGGCGCCAGCCCCGGCTGCGGCTCCTGCCGCTGCGCCGGTGCGGATGGCCAGTGTCGCTCCGACGCCGGCCGAGCCCGCCCAGAAGGCCCGGATGGTGGCTCCGACCGAGACACCGGAATCCGCGGCCCCGGCCGATGCCTCCCCGGTGAAGGCCGCCGAGGCGACCGGCGCGCTGCCGAGCTTCCGCTGGCCGGCCCGCGGCCGCGTCATCGCCGCCTACGGCGCCAAGACCAACGGCAAGTCGAACGACGGCATCAACCTGTCGGTGCCGGAAGGCACCCCGGTGAAGGCTGCCGAAGACGGCGTCGTCGCCTACGCCGGCAGCGAGCTGAAGGGCTACGGCAATCTGGTGCTGATCCGGCATTCCAACGGCTACGTCTCGGCCTACGCCCATGCCAGCGAACTGATGGTCAAGCGCGGCGAGTCCATCAAGCGCGGCCAAGTGATCGCCAAATCCGGCCAGAGCGGCGACGTGTCGTCCCCGCAACTGCACTTCGAGATCCGCAAGGGATCGACCCCGGTCGATCCGCTCAAGTTCCTCAACGGCGCCTGA
- the trmFO gene encoding methylenetetrahydrofolate--tRNA-(uracil(54)-C(5))-methyltransferase (FADH(2)-oxidizing) TrmFO encodes MTSSPHSSSPVVHVIGAGLAGSEAAWQIARLGVPVVLHEMRPTRTTEAHKTDGLAELVCSNSFRSDDAANNAVGLLHAEMRKLGSLIMRAADANQVPAGGALAVDRDGFSAAVSKALAEHPLVEIRREEIDGLPPQDWANVIVATGPLTSAPLAEAIRGLTDESALAFFDAIAPIVHRDSIDMSVAWFQSRYDKVGPGGTGADYLNCPMTREQYDAFVDALIAGDKVDFKDWEKDTPYFDGCLPIEVMAERGRETLRHGPMKPVGLTNLHNPTVKPYAIVQLRQDNKLGTLYNMVGFQTKLKHGAQQRVFRTIPGLENAEFARLGGLHRNTFLNSPKLLDESLRLRASPRLRFAGQMTGCEGYVESASVGLFAGLSAAADALGRSLAPPPPTTALGSLLGHITGGHIETIDAGPRSFQPMNINFGLFPPLASPPTKGPDGKRLRGPEKSVARKQALSARALADMDGWIAANLKLPKAA; translated from the coding sequence ATGACCAGCAGCCCCCACTCTTCTTCGCCCGTCGTTCATGTCATCGGCGCCGGCCTCGCCGGCTCGGAAGCCGCCTGGCAGATCGCCCGCCTGGGCGTCCCGGTCGTGCTGCACGAGATGCGCCCCACCCGGACGACCGAGGCGCACAAGACAGACGGTCTTGCCGAGCTGGTGTGCTCGAATTCGTTCCGCTCCGACGATGCCGCCAACAACGCGGTCGGGCTGCTGCATGCCGAGATGCGCAAGCTCGGCTCGCTGATCATGCGGGCGGCCGATGCCAACCAGGTGCCAGCCGGCGGTGCATTGGCGGTCGATCGCGACGGCTTTTCGGCCGCAGTGAGCAAAGCGCTGGCCGAGCATCCGCTGGTCGAGATCCGGCGCGAGGAGATTGATGGTCTGCCGCCGCAGGATTGGGCCAACGTCATCGTTGCGACCGGCCCGCTCACCTCTGCTCCGCTCGCCGAGGCGATCCGCGGCCTGACTGACGAGAGTGCGCTGGCGTTCTTCGACGCCATCGCCCCGATCGTACACCGCGACTCGATCGACATGTCGGTGGCGTGGTTTCAATCGCGCTACGACAAAGTCGGCCCCGGCGGTACCGGCGCGGATTATCTCAACTGCCCGATGACCCGCGAACAGTACGACGCCTTCGTCGATGCACTGATCGCGGGCGATAAGGTCGACTTCAAGGATTGGGAAAAGGACACCCCGTATTTCGACGGCTGCCTGCCGATCGAAGTGATGGCCGAGCGCGGCCGCGAGACGTTGCGCCACGGCCCGATGAAGCCGGTCGGCCTGACCAATCTGCACAACCCGACGGTGAAGCCCTACGCCATCGTCCAGCTCCGGCAGGACAACAAGCTGGGCACGCTGTACAACATGGTCGGCTTCCAAACCAAGTTGAAGCACGGCGCGCAACAGCGCGTTTTCCGGACCATTCCCGGGCTGGAAAACGCTGAATTTGCAAGGCTCGGCGGCCTTCACCGCAACACGTTTCTCAACTCGCCGAAGCTGCTCGACGAAAGCCTTCGGCTGCGCGCATCGCCACGGCTGCGGTTCGCAGGGCAGATGACCGGCTGCGAGGGCTACGTTGAATCCGCCAGCGTCGGTCTGTTCGCAGGGCTGAGCGCCGCCGCCGATGCTCTCGGCCGATCGCTGGCCCCGCCGCCGCCGACCACGGCCCTCGGCTCCCTGCTCGGACACATCACCGGCGGCCACATCGAAACCATCGATGCCGGGCCGCGCTCGTTCCAGCCGATGAACATCAATTTCGGCCTGTTCCCGCCGCTCGCTAGTCCCCCGACCAAAGGCCCGGATGGCAAGCGGCTGCGTGGGCCGGAAAAGTCCGTCGCCAGGAAGCAGGCGCTCAGCGCCCGCGCCCTTGCCGACATGGACGGCTGGATCGCCGCAAATCTGAAGCTGCCGAAGGCGGCGTAG
- the secF gene encoding protein translocase subunit SecF, with protein sequence MTSTQWILIGLGGVVVVLTFVSIMNWLPSLRIVPDETHFDFTQFRRISFPISAVLSILAITLFFTHGLNFGIDFKGGTLLEVRDKSGTADIAGMRATLGKLGLGDVQLQQFGGPSEVLIRLAEQPGGDQAQQDAVQKVRAALGESVEYRRVEVVGPRVSSELLAFGMLGLILAILGILIYLWFRFEWQFALGAMIANVHDIVLTIGFMSISQVDFDLTSIAALLTILGYSLNDTVVIYDRIREMLRRYKKMPMPQLLNESINSTLSRSIITHVTVTLALLALLVFGGNAIHSFTAVMMFGVVLVGTYTSIFIAAPILIYLGVGSHRLDDPDEKPAKPEPAPVAAAAPAADEIPARFVDTDAKAAAPVATAKPAKSGKPKKR encoded by the coding sequence GTGACATCGACACAGTGGATTTTGATCGGGCTGGGCGGAGTCGTCGTGGTGCTGACGTTCGTCAGCATCATGAACTGGTTGCCGTCGCTGCGGATCGTGCCCGACGAGACGCATTTCGACTTCACCCAATTCCGCCGCATCAGTTTTCCGATCTCGGCGGTGCTGTCGATCCTGGCGATCACGCTGTTCTTCACCCACGGGCTGAACTTCGGTATCGACTTCAAGGGTGGAACGCTGCTCGAAGTTCGCGACAAGTCGGGGACCGCCGATATCGCCGGGATGCGCGCGACGCTCGGCAAGCTGGGGCTCGGCGACGTTCAGTTGCAGCAGTTCGGCGGCCCCTCGGAGGTACTGATCCGGTTGGCGGAGCAGCCGGGCGGTGACCAGGCGCAGCAGGACGCCGTGCAGAAGGTGCGCGCGGCGCTCGGAGAATCCGTCGAGTATCGTCGCGTCGAAGTGGTTGGACCACGGGTTTCGAGCGAACTGCTCGCCTTCGGTATGCTCGGGCTGATCCTCGCCATCCTCGGCATCCTGATCTATCTCTGGTTCCGATTTGAATGGCAGTTCGCGCTCGGCGCGATGATCGCCAACGTCCACGACATCGTGCTGACGATCGGCTTCATGTCGATCAGTCAGGTCGACTTCGACCTGACCTCGATCGCGGCACTGTTGACGATTCTCGGCTACTCGCTGAACGACACCGTGGTGATCTACGATCGTATCCGCGAGATGCTGCGGCGCTACAAGAAGATGCCGATGCCGCAACTCCTCAACGAGTCGATCAACTCGACGCTGTCGCGATCGATCATCACCCATGTGACGGTGACTCTGGCGCTTCTGGCGCTTCTGGTGTTCGGGGGCAACGCGATCCACTCCTTTACCGCGGTGATGATGTTCGGCGTTGTGTTGGTCGGTACCTACACGTCGATCTTCATCGCGGCGCCGATCCTGATCTATCTCGGCGTCGGCAGCCATCGGCTCGACGATCCGGACGAAAAGCCGGCGAAGCCGGAGCCTGCCCCGGTGGCGGCTGCGGCGCCCGCGGCCGACGAGATCCCTGCGCGGTTCGTCGATACCGATGCCAAGGCCGCAGCGCCGGTTGCGACGGCGAAGCCGGCGAAATCGGGTAAGCCGAAGAAGCGATAG
- a CDS encoding ATP-binding protein — protein MAKATKTRRSKAAPKSAARKQARPPAAKRAPSGAPPGTPLEGALLERIARALEGISAHLAGTSAVPADAALSSAEAFVWQPEGRLAPVPRVSRVELSLLQGVDRMRDTLIENTERFATGLPANNALLWGARGMGKSSLVKAAHAHVNARPDVAGRLKLIEIHREDIESLPALMALLRASDYRFIVFCDDLSFDGNDATYKSLKAVLEGGIEGRPDNVILYATSNRRHLLARDMMENERSTAINPGEAVEEKVSLSDRFGLWLGFHKCSQDEFLAMVRGYCAHYDIAIDDDQLEREALEWSTTRGSRSGRVAWQFVQDLAGRLAVRLGTG, from the coding sequence ATGGCCAAAGCAACGAAAACCCGCCGCTCCAAAGCCGCCCCGAAATCAGCCGCCCGCAAGCAAGCCCGCCCGCCCGCGGCCAAGCGCGCCCCTTCGGGCGCTCCCCCCGGCACGCCCCTTGAGGGCGCCCTGCTGGAGCGGATCGCCCGTGCGCTGGAGGGCATTTCCGCCCACCTGGCGGGCACTTCCGCGGTCCCGGCCGATGCCGCGCTGAGTTCGGCCGAGGCGTTCGTCTGGCAACCGGAGGGGCGGCTGGCGCCGGTTCCCAGGGTCAGCCGGGTCGAGCTGTCGCTGCTGCAGGGCGTCGACCGGATGCGCGACACGCTGATCGAAAACACCGAACGGTTTGCAACCGGCCTGCCCGCCAACAACGCGCTGCTGTGGGGGGCGCGGGGCATGGGCAAATCGTCGCTGGTCAAAGCCGCTCACGCGCATGTCAACGCGCGGCCCGACGTCGCCGGCCGGCTGAAGCTGATCGAGATTCACCGCGAGGACATCGAAAGCCTGCCGGCGCTGATGGCGCTGCTGCGCGCCTCGGACTATCGCTTCATCGTGTTCTGCGACGATCTGTCGTTCGACGGCAACGACGCCACCTACAAATCGCTCAAGGCGGTGCTCGAAGGCGGTATCGAAGGCCGGCCCGACAACGTCATCCTGTACGCAACCTCGAATCGCCGGCATCTGCTGGCGCGCGACATGATGGAGAACGAGCGATCGACCGCGATCAATCCCGGCGAAGCGGTGGAGGAGAAGGTGTCGCTGTCCGATCGATTCGGTCTGTGGCTCGGCTTCCACAAATGCAGCCAGGATGAATTCCTGGCGATGGTGCGCGGCTACTGCGCGCACTACGACATCGCGATCGACGACGACCAGCTCGAACGCGAAGCACTGGAATGGTCGACCACCCGGGGGTCGCGCTCCGGCCGCGTCGCCTGGCAGTTCGTGCAAGACCTCGCCGGCCGGCTCGCGGTGCGACTCGGAACCGGGTAA
- the surE gene encoding 5'/3'-nucleotidase SurE, which translates to MRILCTNDDGIHAPGLKTVEQIARALSDDVWVVAPELDQSGVSHSLSLNDPLRLREVGPRHFAVRGTPTDCVIMGSRFILKDKAPDLVLSGVNRGRNVAEDVVYSGTIAGALEGTILGLPSFALSQEFTIETRNAPLWETARTHAPDIIRKVMAAGVPKNTVVNINFPACTPDEVKGVVVTRQGKRNPGFLRIDERHDGRGNPYYWIGFEKIKVADMPAEGTDLAALAANFVSVTPLRLDRTDEAFSAALTKTLG; encoded by the coding sequence ATGCGGATTCTGTGCACCAACGACGACGGCATTCACGCGCCCGGCCTCAAGACGGTCGAACAGATCGCCCGCGCGCTTTCCGACGACGTCTGGGTGGTGGCGCCCGAGCTCGACCAGTCCGGGGTGTCGCATTCGTTGTCGCTGAACGATCCGTTGCGCCTGCGCGAAGTCGGCCCGCGGCACTTCGCGGTGCGCGGCACGCCGACCGACTGCGTGATCATGGGCTCGCGCTTCATCCTCAAGGACAAGGCGCCGGATCTGGTGCTGTCCGGTGTCAACCGCGGCCGCAACGTCGCCGAGGACGTGGTCTATTCGGGCACCATCGCCGGTGCGCTCGAAGGCACCATTCTGGGGCTGCCGTCGTTCGCGCTGTCGCAGGAATTCACCATCGAGACCCGCAACGCGCCGCTGTGGGAGACTGCAAGGACGCACGCGCCAGACATCATCCGCAAGGTGATGGCGGCGGGCGTGCCGAAGAACACCGTGGTCAACATCAACTTCCCGGCCTGCACGCCGGACGAGGTCAAGGGCGTGGTGGTGACGCGGCAGGGCAAGCGCAATCCCGGCTTCCTGCGGATCGACGAACGTCACGACGGCCGCGGCAACCCGTATTACTGGATCGGCTTCGAGAAGATCAAAGTCGCCGACATGCCGGCCGAAGGCACTGATCTGGCCGCGCTCGCCGCCAACTTCGTCTCGGTGACGCCGCTGCGCCTCGACCGCACCGACGAGGCATTTTCGGCGGCGCTGACCAAGACGCTGGGATAA